The Drosophila subobscura isolate 14011-0131.10 chromosome A, UCBerk_Dsub_1.0, whole genome shotgun sequence genome includes the window CAGTTAAAGCAAACTTATTTGATGTTAACCAGAATTTGCTAAAAACCAAGATCTTCATGTTATATCCAAGCAaaacaagaaaccaaaatcgaaaaatatgaaagcaaatgcaacaacaaaaacaaaaacaaaacaaaacaaacaaaaacaaacaacttaaactattaaatttccacattttaatGTACACAAAACAATAGAAATCTAAAGGCAAGCGAAAATGTTATACAGGGAGAGTAAGCGaaagtatttatgtatgtagctgcagcagcaaactccCCCCCGAGAGAGGATACCTTTCTTACCCTATTTAGACCATCCAGGACCAAGGTGCAATCTTCTACTTCCCACTCCCACAAAACCCCCACCCATACCCCTGGCTTATGCAAAATTGTGTCTTAGTTTCATTTGTTCTTGTTCCCCCACGCTACGTTTAAATTTAGTTTGTTTTAACCCACCCaacccccacaccccccatttcaaataaacaattgtGCATAGCatatggaatggaaatgtttcATTCAATAATTCTAACATCGGTCAGCAGTGCAATAAATCAATCCAATCGGGGCCACGAGTACGAGTggatgcagcggcagcggcagcagcagcggcaatggaTGGGATTTCAGAACAAACATTATGCCCATGGATGGGGATGATTGATACATAAGTATATTGGACCATAATAATATGTAactaaatatgaaatatttattaagtgTATAGCTAaaagatatatacatataaaaacacatatattaatacatacatatatggcgAGGTTCAATCTACTCCTGTCAATGGCCGTGAATCGCTGTACATAAAAAGCAGATTTATCCATggtttccacacacaaacacacccacacgctTCAGGACTCCCACGCGACTGGTTCTCCCCACATTTCAGCCCTTCTCAGATATTCtacaaacagaagcaaaataattataaacaaaaaacaatcataggaaagcaaaagctaaaaaaacacaaaaagcaagTGCTAAAACACTCATTTATTGATGTAAAAAGTTTAAAGTTGttcaaattacaaataaaaagcaaaagaaaacccgACAAAACGGgatacaaatatattcaaaaaacaaacaaaaaataacaaaaaaaccaaaaacaattgtaaaaatatgaaaaactattgtatgtataattaaagatgaaatgttgcaaaaattagtgaaaataaaaattcaaaaaaatacatttgatCTCTCATCTGTTTATGGCTTGAATTAGCTGGTAAGGCGTAAGGCGTATAAGGCACTGAACTGAACCCTTGCACCCGACTGCAGCAAGTCAAGTTACCACTTTTCGAAtattacaaattgaaaaaataagGATTTCATATGTAGCAGCATTGAGTATACTAGGGTATACAAGCGTCTATACTCATAGTTGAAATCCAGTTGGTAAGCAACAATTTTATGTTTTGATCTTTTCAGTTGGAAActtattttgtaagcaatcCAATGAAAGGGAGGTTAGTTAATCAATCCATTTAAATTGTTCGTTCAGTAAGGAGAGTCCTAGCTTGATGGTAATATTAAAATGAATACCATAGTTCAAGAATATGATTTGAGATCATGGGCAGACAACGATTAGCCTCTTGTTTACAAGTGGGTATTTAAATACAGAAATAAATTAAGGAGTTTTAGCGCAGTTCAGGTGAAAGATATCCCACAAGAATCCTCGAGATGACTTAAATTTacaatcattattattttctgcGGGGTAaagtgggttaagttcgtttttttcctcggtatatttactgtatattttgaaaatgagaaggtatgtTTTGGTATATCTCTGTGGGTCAGGCGGTGCGGTAAATCAATCTGCTCATAACGACGGTCACACTGGCCGACAACAAAACTTTAcaccaaaatacaaaatttaattataaaatccGAATTACGACGATGACGAACGCCTAGATAGTATATTTAAGCCACTAAATAATCCATTGGGCGGTTGCTAAACGAAAACGAACGTGCCACGCCCCTTAGAGAGAAGGGAAACAGCCGTAAAAGCATCAAAGAGGAGGAGAAACCTGGAGCAGAGATGACGATGACCGCCTCGGACAAGTACACGTACCAGCGGGCAGTCCTATGCCTGGCTCGAGTGCTGGCTGGGATCCAGCCTACGCCATGGGAGAAGGTTAGTGGGCGATACGGCACCCCCTCCAATCACCCCATTCCCATGGTATTCGCTTGAAAAGTCGATTTTTGTCCATCTTTTTGCGCTGACCTTGAAGCGCGACCAAAACAgacatgcgtgtgtgtgagtgtgtgtggaggggggTTGGTGGGGGTGGGGTGCCATTATCGACAGCTTGACGGAAGCAGAGAGAAGGAAGGAGAGAAACTAAAACTGACCTTTGTCTATGGACATGGATTACCCCACAGGTGCAGACATTATTTCGCTATTGCCCGCAGGAGAATGCCGCGGGCGTCTTTTGCCTGGACACCAGAGCCCAGGATGCGGTCATTGCGCTGGGCATATACTTTCTGGAGAGCGGCTGCCAGCACGAATCACAGATAGTGCCCTAtctgctgcggctggccaAGTGCCTGCCGAAGGCAGTCTGGATCGATGATGCCAGGAGCAGCAAGATTGAACGTAAGGTTTAGCTTagcccgagagagagagagagagagagactgagagagcgAGGACTAATGCCCATTGGCGTTTCGTTTTGTAACAGGTGTGCGCATCCCGTCGGCCGAAAAGTTCAGCTTCTGCCTGAACACTTTGCTGTCGGACATTGCCGCCAAGTGCCCGGATTCGCGCGAGGAGATCATACTCAATCAGGTGGAGACGCTGGGCGCCCTGGCCAACATTGTCAAGTCGAGCAGGGACAGCAGCTCGGCCCCGCCACCGATAGTGCTGTGCAAGGCGAcggtgccgctgctgtttgGACTGGCACGCTCCATGGGTCGCTATGCGAGCAATGATCCACCGCTGCTGTGTCGCATCTTTCCgccggagctgctgcccaTTCAGCGGGTGGGCGGACGTGATggcaccgccagcagcagcgccagcggcacCTGTGGCGGctccttcagcagcagcgagcggctggctgccactgccaatcaTCAGTTTCGACCGATCATACCCCGCTCCATGTCCGGCAGCCTGGCCgcccaccagcaccaccatcagcagTACGACGATAACCGGCAGCGACACCTGGGCTATGGCTTCTACACAAACGCCAGCAATgcaggcaacagcaagcagaagcCATCGCTGAACAGCTACTGCTCGGTGCCGTACGATCCGCGGACGCACTTCTTCACGCGCTACGGCTCCAGCTTCAACCAGTTCCCCAATATGCGGGTCTGTGAATCGCCCACAAAGGGCGGTCCACGGCCACTGTACCGAGTGCCGCCGTTCCCCATCCAGCATCTGCAGACGATATTCGCGGTGTCCAAGAAGCTGCTGACCAAGGACACGCTGGAGCATCTGGACGAGCAGGCCAGCGATATATTCTCGCTGCACCAGATCAAGGGCTACTGCTACAAGAGCTTCTCGGAGACACTCAATCTGGTGCTGGTCACGCTGCTGCGCGAACTGTTGCAGCATCAGGTGGATCTGCCCACGCCCTTCACCAAGGATGTCCAGGAGTTTGTCAAGCGGCTCTTCCTCAATGGCCAGACCGAGCTGCAGAACaagcagcaggaccaggagCGCGAGCGACGCGAGGAGAACGGCATCACCGTCGTCAACAAATACAAAGTCAATGTCATGGCCAATGCCGCCTGTGTGGATCTACTGGTTTGGGCCATACGCGATGAGACGGGTAAGCAATTAGACATTCGTCGTctggctccagctgcagctacagctacagctatggctatggctatggcggCCTATGCAGCTCTTTTATGCCCATTTCAGATTTGAATAgaccaaagagagagcacaAGAGAAGAGCTGAAGCGAGAGAAAGTAAAAGAATTGTGATTCAACTGGGAGAGTTGGCATCTGCATGGAATGGTTGCCATTTACTAATGTGTCAGAGATGCAATTAGAATGTTTTGAGCTCGAAAACTACTTcttgttaaaaaaaagaacgcaGAAGTTTGAATCTAATTTAAATTCTATTCGTTTTTGATAGCAACACAACTTTAGGCACATCATCTGCCAGCAAACTGGAAACAACATTCACATATCAGTTGTGTATTGTTAAAGCTGAGTtgtgccctgctgctggcactctgAGCTGTCTGCGTAAAGCCTTTTGTTCGAAGCCACTTTGAACTCCTAATTGAACTTCCGCATTCAGCAGTATTTTCTCCTAAAAATTGCAGTGGGTAAACTCTTCAGACAGCAATTAAGTAACTAAACAGTGGACGGATGatagttttttgtgttatcCTTGAATCGAGAGCTTGCTGAGCGCATAAATGGCTGCATAGATGGAGAAAGAGTTTGTGCTTTGAGGAAACAATTAGCTGTGAATTATCATGCACACGACATGCATTGTTTATGAATTGTCTAAGAATCGCTTAGCAATGTGGGGGTGCAAAAAGTGAACTTAGAAAAGATTTTGTTCCTTACttctcgctttctctctctctgtctgtctctctctctctttcttttcattttggtttttgttttcgttgattttttttcgatttgttttaatttaatttttggttttggttttggtggtTGCCCCACACCGGGAGAACCTTTgcaaaaacaccaacaaaaaaacaactcgtacgttttttgtttaaatttgttttttctttagttGATGTCGACTATACGGTGCCATCCCTGCAGAATGGcttgcaatttttattgaaaaaagGTCAAGGAGCAGAAATGcaaactgtttttgttgttgttttcaatttttgttaattatttattgttcgaGTTGAGATTACCCTTTTTGatctatatttatttttgctgttggtttctttgctgttcattttttgttACTTGCCGccgcctggccctggccctggccctgcatgccctgccctgccctgccccgagTCCTCACTCCCCTTGagtttcttttggcttttgtagCATTCGAAATTTGATGACtaatatttgattttgctCTTTAATCACTCAGAGGCGGATAAACTGTGTGGACGGCTGTCGCAGAAGCTGAATTTGGTGCTCAGCCACAAGATCGTCATGGATCACATGCCCCTGCTGATGGTCTGCCTGGAGGGATTGGGCAAATTGGCGCAGAAATTTCCGAATATCGCCGGCACATCGATATCGTATTTGCGTGACTTCCTGGTCGATCCCAGTCCCATACTGGGCAAGCTGCACGCGCATGCCATGCAAACGCTGGCGCtgcaaaagaaggaaaaggaacTGACACCCTTCAAGATTGTGGTGCAGCATTCGGACTCGCGTGCCGTGGTGGACATCCTAAATGATAACCAGAAGCACGCGGCGGTGGCTGGTGGCCCGGGCGCTGCTGGCCGCAGCGGTCATGTGGCCTTCGAGGCGCTACGCGACGCAGCCATTGAGAATCTATCGATTGCCCTGCGTGCAGCGCATACGCTGGATCAATTCTGTGTGCCCGCATTGGTGGCGAATGTGTCCAATCGGCTGTTCACCGCCGAGAAGCATGAGAGGTACGTCAGTGAAGCTAAGCACCAAGTCCCCTCCCCCGTCTAACGTTTActctttcccttttgcagcGAATCCAATTTGGTTAGCTTGAACATCATTGTCATGCTGGGCCACGTGGCTGTTGCCCTGAAGGACACCTCAAAGACAACACAGAACATTCTGCAGTTCTTTATACAGCGCTTCTGCAAGGTGCCGTCGGAGCAGAATGCATTGATTGTGGATCAACTGGGCTGCATGATCATCTCGCAGTGCGAGACGCATGTCTTCGATGAGATCATGAAGATGTTCTCGCGCGTGACTGTGCAGTCGGCATCGTTGGCGTACACCTCTGATCCGGAGCATCGCAAGCAGTTCCATCATGTGTCGGATGCGGTGGTGAATGCATTGGGAAATATTGCGGCCAACATACAGGGCGATGCTGagatgctggagctgctgggcaagctgctggagctgtttGTGCAAATTGGCTTGGATGGTGAGCGCAGCTACGACAATACGCCGGGTGCCCAGAAGGCTAGCTCACGTGCTGGTAATCTGGGCATGCTGATACCGGTGATTGCGGTACTGGTGCGCCGCCTGCCACCAATCAAGAATCCACGCCAGCGCCTGCACAAGCTCTTCAAGGACTTTTGGGCCTACTGTGTCGTCATGGGCTTCACCAATGCCCGCCTCTGGCCCGCCGATTGGTATCAGGGTGTGCAGCAAATAGCCGCCAAATCGCCGCTGCTCATCTCACAGACGGCCCACAAATCGGACATGCGTGAGCTCAACTACACGCTGGCCATCAAGAGCGATTCGGTGAACGAGCTGCGCAGCCAAATCCTCATGCTGCTCGAGCACTCCTCGGACAATGTGGCAACGGCCATCAATAAGCTCACATTTGCCCAATGCACCTACCTGCTGAGCGTCTACTGGCTGGAGATGTTGCGCGTCGAGAATGCCGATGAGCCGAGTCTCGAGCCCATCATGAGCTACCTCTGCGACACGGCACTCCAGCGGGACAAAACGGGCATCTGGCAGTGCGTTAAATGGTAACGACAAGTCTCTCAATTCTGCTGCTCATCCTAATGATTTCTTGGTCTCTTTTGCAGCGTGGCCGATCAGGTGTTTGAAAAGTTTCGCAATGTTTTGTACGCACACGATGAGATCCGCGAGAAGGTGCTGGAATCGCAGGccacgctgctgcttgtcTACTTTAATCACATTCACAAGCAAATCCAACTTGTGGCCGATCAGTATCTGTCGCAGTTGGTCGATCGTTTCCCCCACTTGCTGTGGAATCGTCGCGTGCTCTGGTGCATGCTGGACATACTGCAACTGCTGGCCTACTCGCTGACCCTTGATCCCAATGAGGAGACGCCAACGCTGCGCGTGGTATCCACACCATATACGCTGCAGCTGATGGACTCGCTGCCGGCGCGTGAGCTGCGGCTGAAGGATTTCGCCGATCGCTGTCAGGGCATTGTCAACGAGGCCATGAAGTGGGCACCGCGCTCGACGCGCTCCCACCTGCAGGAGTATCCCAACCAGATACCCACCCCAGTGCTGGCCCATCACAGCGGCCTGGCACTGGCCATCGATTCGGTGGTCAACAGCAGCTACCTCCATCCGGGCAATGCCCTCGGCACGCTCAGCAAGCGGCCCAGCTGCGTTAACTCGGACACGCCCAGATTCGTGTCGGTCCTGTGTTTGCGTAGCAAATACGCTGGCGAAATCAGCGGCCTGCTGTCGGTGCTCAGTGAGCAGGACAAGGCCGGACTGGCCGAACGTTTGGTCAGCGATGTGTGGGAGGCGTGCCGCGACAAGAGCGACGCGCGTCATCGAGGCGCCCTGTGGCGTGCCACCGCTTACCTCATCATCTGTGCGGAGGTGGATCGCAAGCTGCTGCATGCCGTCGCCAGTTCCCAGCTGGAACTCTTCACGGAGTCGGTCATGGAGACGGCCGTCGAGTGCTGGCAGTGGGTGCTCACCGCACGGCAGGACCTAGAGCTGTGCTTCATCCAGGAGATGGTCAGTGCCTGGCAGACGACCTTTGAGAAGCGCATGGGTCTGTTTGCCCTCGAGCAGGAGGTCACCCATCCACTGGCCGCCTACGAGGGCTGCAAGCTCGTTAGCAGCCCCATTCTGATTGCACCGCATCTCatttggctgcagctgctctcgGAGATGGTGGACACGGCCAAGTACTGCAATCGGGACAAAGTGGAGAtgttctgcctgctgctgcatcgctGCCTGCCCATACtgaagagcagcaggcagaatcGGCAGGTGGCCACCGTCGGGTGTCGCTtcaagctgctgcagtgcgGACTCTCGCTGCTGCAGGGCAACACCATACCCAAGTCGCTGGCGCGCAACATCCTGCGCGAGCGGATCTACTCGAATGCCCTCGACTACTTCTGCGGCCCGCCCACCTGCCCCATCCAGAGCAGGGACCAGCTGCTGGACGATATACTCATTCTGCTGAAGTTCTGGCAGACGATGCGCAGCGAGAAGAAGCATTTGGTTACCTCCGAGGTGGGTGACTATGACATGGCGGCCAATGCCTCGGGCAGCTCCAATCAGATGCTCGGCGTCAAGGCAAATCCGGAGACGGCATCGCTGATAAGCGGCGGCCCGGACTACTCCATGCGTTCGATGAGTGCCTCGGGGAATGTGactggtggcagcagcggctggtACAACACCATACCCCACTCGACATCGACGCTCTCGAAGCGCTCGAATCGCTCCAAGCGGCTGCAGTACCAGAAGGACTCCTACGACAAGGATTACATGAAGAAGCGCAATCTGATACTCGAGCTGTTGGCCGTCGAACTGGAGTTTCTCATCACCTGGTACAACCCCAACAGTCTGCCCGATCTGATAGTGCCGGGCGAGGAACAAATCACCGAGTGGCGCAATCGTCCGTATAAGGCGAACGTGTGGCGTGATTATGCTCGTCTTGCCTGGTGCTACAATCCCTCGTTGGCCGTCTTCCTGCCGCAACGCATCAAGAATGCGGAGATCATTGACGAGGAAGTCTCCCGCTTGGTGTGCTCCGATCCAATTGCCGTCTGTCACATACCGGAGGCCCTCAAGTATTTGTGCACAACCAAGAATCTGCTGCAGGAGAGCCCCGATCTGGTTTACATACTCTCATGGTCGCCGGTGACGCCCATTCAGGCATTGTCATACTTTTCGCGACAATATCCATCGCATCCGTTGACAGCACAATATGCGGTGAAGTCGCTCTCCTCGTTCCCCGCCGAATCGGTGCTGCCGTACATTCCTCAACTGGTGCAGGCCCTGCGACACGACACCATGGGCTATGTGGTGGAGTTCATTAAGAACATATCGAAACGTTCGCAGATCGTTGCCCATCAGCTCATCTGGAACATGCAGACGAACATGTATATGGACGAGGATCAGATGCATCGCGATCCCAATCTGTATGAGGCATTGGATATGCTTTCGCAGAATATCATTGCCTCGTTCTCGGGCGCCGCGAAGCGCTTCTATGAGCGagaatttgatttctttggcAAAATTACAGCCGTCTCTGGGGAGATACGATCCTTTGCCAAGGGCATGGAGCGTAAGAATGCCTGCTTGGCGGCTCTCAGTCGCATCAAGGTGCAGTCTGGCTGCTATCTACCATCGAATCCAGAGGCCATGGTGCTGGACATTGACTACAGCAGCGGCACACCCATGCAGAGTGCCGCCAAGGCGCCGTATCTAGCACGTTTTCGTGTCTATCGTTGTGGCATCACTGAACTGGAGACGCGAGCCATGGAGGTGTCCAATAATCCGgtaagagcgagagagagtctcTTTCTATTTTTACTCGTTTTTATGTGACTCGTTGCTTTTGACTCGTTGCCGCAGAACTCGCAGGAGGATGCCAAAATAACGCTGGGCGTCGAGTCATGGCAGGCGGCCATCTTTAAGGTGGGCGACGATGTGCGCCAGGATATGCTGGCGCTGCAGGTGATTACCATATTCAAGAATATCTTCCAACAAGTCGGCCTCGATCTGTTCCTGTTCCCCTATCGCGTCGTGGCCACAGCACCAGGCGTAAGTATACAAAAATCGAGGATTCTGCAGGAGTTTGGGTGTCAAAATGTCTAATTGCTGGTCTCCTTAGTGCGGCGTGATTGAGTGCGTGCCGAATGCCAAGTCACGTGATCAATtgggcaggcagacagactcGGGCCTATCCGAATACTTCCAGCATCAGTATGGCGACGAGAGCTCCAAGGAGTTTCAGGCGGCGCGTGCAAACTTTGTGAAATCGATGGCCGCTTACTCGCTGATTGGCTACCTGCTGCAGATCAAGGATCGTCACAATGGCAACATAATGATCGACAAGGATGGCCACATCATACACATCGGTGAGTGGAGAGGCAAAGGGAAGGCATACCCATGGGACTCACTGACTTTCTTGTGTGATTTTTTCTCAGATTTTGGCTTCATGTTCGAATCATCGCCTGGTGGCAATATTGGCTTTGAGCCCGACATGAAGCTTACGGATGAGATGGTTATGATAATGGGCGGCAAAATGGATTCGCCCGCCTTCAAATGGTTCTGTGAGCTATGCGTTCAGGCCTTCCTGGCGGTGCGCCCCTACCAGGATGCCATTGTGTCGCTCGTCTCGCTGATGCTCGACACGGGGTTGCCCTGCTTCCGGGGCCAGACGATCAATCTGCTGAAGCAGCGATTTGTGGCCACCAAGAATAACAAGGAGGCAGCTGCCCATATGCTCTCGGTCATACGAAACTCCTACCAGAATTTCCGCACGCGTACCTATGACATGATCCAGTACTATCAGAACCAGATACCCTATTAAATGCGGTACGTatgtgtgctggctgctgctgttacttaTTGTtagccaaaaaacaacaacagcaaacaatgtattattgtattgtattgtattttttttccacCCTAACCTAAATATCAATTGATGTCTTTATTCCCCCCCTTCGCCCCTCGCCTCGTACTTATTAAGGTGTTGAAAGTTTTTCGAAGAATTTACGATGCatacagaaaatatatatgtataccaactatatctttatatatattaaatcAGTTATAGGGCAATATGTTGTTCAATGTATCTGTTACCTACATATATACCATATACAcctttaaaatatacataatgtaaatttaaatgtattaaacaagatatatgtacatatgtacgacaTGTGTCGCCGCCAGTTGGTGGAACGAATAATTCCATTATACGAAAGATATTCAATGTATTGTATTCATAttgtattcatattttaattgatcgtggcagtggcattatttgaaatatatacaaaaagagtcattttgtttgttaatggtCGAGATTTCTGACTTATTTATACTTCCTGGATTACAACAGGCAACTCCTCTCCATaaagatatatttttattactACCGGGGGAAAACGATGGTAACGGAAATATTGATTTACCGTTAAATATAAGatgtaaaatattcaaaattttaTCAAATGTGGCGCAACTTTTCGAATGTTGCCCAGAATTGCCTAAATGTTGCCAGGCAGGGTGactatttacggtatattacatacttttcggtatattttaactacgaaaattaattgaacaGTATAcggtatatcggtatataatggtatatttaatcaattttatcCGTCTAATAAAGTCAATTTTTAggatatatttaaaaatgttggGTATCAATTCTGTCATACGcatgtttttcatattttcatccCAAAAATGTGTCTATTATTTTTTGGACcgttaaatacataaattgtaTGGGCCAGCAGCATGCGGCGAAAAGTGAGCAGCATTGTTTCCCGCATTTTGCAGATTATGGATACCGAGAATGTATCTAGAtcgatatatacatatacaatagaaaacatattaaaatggttaaaaaaaTGTCAGTCTAAGATAAAGTCATTGTTAATGTTTAAGAGCAGCTTGGAAAAAATATTCTTAAtgttaataaatgaaaaaggGGTATACAACGGAACATAACATGCCATACTGCcggttgacaagcaacaagttgTCAAATTACGTAACATCCATGCCCACTCACATAACGTCTCatgctttttaattttaaacttaatttggaaacattctaataaaaggaagtcatgaaaactagccagTCTTATGCAAAATCTATtcatcaatcggataaaaactagctggtaatatgaatcagaatatcaaaatcgaggaaaattattgAATATCTACGGTATATGGAATATGAACGCAtattacttttacttttcgaAAATTTGCATCCTGAAGGGTGATTTTGACAGCTCTCTAGtacacaaaaatttaaataaaactaaacggctgaatataaaatattaaaaatactaACAAGCGTCCTCTGTTGGGCTAACATATAAAGgactaaaattaaaattttaatttcaagaCGACTATAATaaaaattttttaatttaaaaggCCACACAAAGGCGCTAAGATTTTCCTCTTAAATTTCATGTTCCTTTAATCAGATTAATCTTCAATCGACGTTTGATTTAATAATTc containing:
- the LOC117903569 gene encoding phosphatidylinositol 4-kinase alpha — encoded protein: MTMTASDKYTYQRAVLCLARVLAGIQPTPWEKVQTLFRYCPQENAAGVFCLDTRAQDAVIALGIYFLESGCQHESQIVPYLLRLAKCLPKAVWIDDARSSKIERVRIPSAEKFSFCLNTLLSDIAAKCPDSREEIILNQVETLGALANIVKSSRDSSSAPPPIVLCKATVPLLFGLARSMGRYASNDPPLLCRIFPPELLPIQRVGGRDGTASSSASGTCGGSFSSSERLAATANHQFRPIIPRSMSGSLAAHQHHHQQYDDNRQRHLGYGFYTNASNAGNSKQKPSLNSYCSVPYDPRTHFFTRYGSSFNQFPNMRVCESPTKGGPRPLYRVPPFPIQHLQTIFAVSKKLLTKDTLEHLDEQASDIFSLHQIKGYCYKSFSETLNLVLVTLLRELLQHQVDLPTPFTKDVQEFVKRLFLNGQTELQNKQQDQERERREENGITVVNKYKVNVMANAACVDLLVWAIRDETVDVDYTVPSLQNGLQFLLKKEADKLCGRLSQKLNLVLSHKIVMDHMPLLMVCLEGLGKLAQKFPNIAGTSISYLRDFLVDPSPILGKLHAHAMQTLALQKKEKELTPFKIVVQHSDSRAVVDILNDNQKHAAVAGGPGAAGRSGHVAFEALRDAAIENLSIALRAAHTLDQFCVPALVANVSNRLFTAEKHESESNLVSLNIIVMLGHVAVALKDTSKTTQNILQFFIQRFCKVPSEQNALIVDQLGCMIISQCETHVFDEIMKMFSRVTVQSASLAYTSDPEHRKQFHHVSDAVVNALGNIAANIQGDAEMLELLGKLLELFVQIGLDGERSYDNTPGAQKASSRAGNLGMLIPVIAVLVRRLPPIKNPRQRLHKLFKDFWAYCVVMGFTNARLWPADWYQGVQQIAAKSPLLISQTAHKSDMRELNYTLAIKSDSVNELRSQILMLLEHSSDNVATAINKLTFAQCTYLLSVYWLEMLRVENADEPSLEPIMSYLCDTALQRDKTGIWQCVKCVADQVFEKFRNVLYAHDEIREKVLESQATLLLVYFNHIHKQIQLVADQYLSQLVDRFPHLLWNRRVLWCMLDILQLLAYSLTLDPNEETPTLRVVSTPYTLQLMDSLPARELRLKDFADRCQGIVNEAMKWAPRSTRSHLQEYPNQIPTPVLAHHSGLALAIDSVVNSSYLHPGNALGTLSKRPSCVNSDTPRFVSVLCLRSKYAGEISGLLSVLSEQDKAGLAERLVSDVWEACRDKSDARHRGALWRATAYLIICAEVDRKLLHAVASSQLELFTESVMETAVECWQWVLTARQDLELCFIQEMVSAWQTTFEKRMGLFALEQEVTHPLAAYEGCKLVSSPILIAPHLIWLQLLSEMVDTAKYCNRDKVEMFCLLLHRCLPILKSSRQNRQVATVGCRFKLLQCGLSLLQGNTIPKSLARNILRERIYSNALDYFCGPPTCPIQSRDQLLDDILILLKFWQTMRSEKKHLVTSEVGDYDMAANASGSSNQMLGVKANPETASLISGGPDYSMRSMSASGNVTGGSSGWYNTIPHSTSTLSKRSNRSKRLQYQKDSYDKDYMKKRNLILELLAVELEFLITWYNPNSLPDLIVPGEEQITEWRNRPYKANVWRDYARLAWCYNPSLAVFLPQRIKNAEIIDEEVSRLVCSDPIAVCHIPEALKYLCTTKNLLQESPDLVYILSWSPVTPIQALSYFSRQYPSHPLTAQYAVKSLSSFPAESVLPYIPQLVQALRHDTMGYVVEFIKNISKRSQIVAHQLIWNMQTNMYMDEDQMHRDPNLYEALDMLSQNIIASFSGAAKRFYEREFDFFGKITAVSGEIRSFAKGMERKNACLAALSRIKVQSGCYLPSNPEAMVLDIDYSSGTPMQSAAKAPYLARFRVYRCGITELETRAMEVSNNPNSQEDAKITLGVESWQAAIFKVGDDVRQDMLALQVITIFKNIFQQVGLDLFLFPYRVVATAPGCGVIECVPNAKSRDQLGRQTDSGLSEYFQHQYGDESSKEFQAARANFVKSMAAYSLIGYLLQIKDRHNGNIMIDKDGHIIHIDFGFMFESSPGGNIGFEPDMKLTDEMVMIMGGKMDSPAFKWFCELCVQAFLAVRPYQDAIVSLVSLMLDTGLPCFRGQTINLLKQRFVATKNNKEAAAHMLSVIRNSYQNFRTRTYDMIQYYQNQIPY